In Lactococcus garvieae subsp. garvieae, the following proteins share a genomic window:
- a CDS encoding VOC family protein — MVGILTGIKNRFLYNKLRKSLVGLTPYLAFDNTKEALQYYEEVFGACNITRTSPHSDLAESFGIDEAILSEKTVHSQFNILGKTLMAADNFQNEKTSCAECPVLLDLQGEEGREIEQAQEFWNKLVASNKVIVHAPFEKQFGGGRLGYFTDHYGVSWLLHVHP, encoded by the coding sequence ATGGTGGGGATTTTAACAGGAATAAAAAACCGATTTTTGTATAACAAATTAAGAAAATCGCTTGTGGGATTGACCCCCTATTTAGCCTTTGATAATACAAAAGAAGCGCTCCAGTATTATGAAGAAGTTTTCGGTGCTTGTAACATTACCCGGACATCACCTCATAGTGATTTGGCTGAATCATTTGGTATAGATGAAGCGATACTTTCAGAGAAAACGGTACACTCACAATTTAATATTTTGGGGAAGACCCTTATGGCTGCTGATAATTTTCAAAATGAGAAGACATCTTGTGCCGAATGCCCTGTTTTACTTGATCTTCAGGGTGAAGAAGGACGCGAAATAGAGCAGGCGCAAGAGTTTTGGAATAAACTTGTAGCTTCAAATAAAGTCATCGTTCATGCTCCTTTTGAAAAACAATTTGGGGGTGGACGGTTAGGATATTTCACGGATCACTACGGGGTATCGTGGCTGTTACATGTCCATCCTTGA
- a CDS encoding sensor histidine kinase, whose amino-acid sequence MIRRKPLSIKTRLLLTNIGFVFFAFLWIILIFNILINSYISNSASRQLSQVRIYQAQVTPPSGSTSADLEDAPRGSFNTHPVAFNINDNYEVQDLEKVGNFERDTANNIAQALKNQKVPLSKVKNYRLDTSGSTFYIETIRQSSGLYQVLYVDITGIINFTNSVNLFLVSVALAVIVILSLAVTFVTQRLIKPLSILAKFATRIGQGDFTEYQGSFQDRELATLAHNMNVAARQLDHNDKNQKLFFQNASHELRTPLMAIKSYAEGISYEVMDPKKASETILYETDRMSELVEDLLTLSRLDSLSVHQELVYQDVRLIMKDIAKEQEIFAEQKVIKLTTVFDKKAVMLTCDYKALRRAISNLVSNAMRYVETEIVLTCTKKDGAVMISVANDGSGIDPETLPHIFERFYKGAGGVHGIGLAIVQTIVEQHQGQVSVESDEHQTTFTMTFAKMSKKALEKKA is encoded by the coding sequence ATGATCAGAAGAAAACCACTCAGTATCAAGACGCGCTTGCTTCTGACAAATATTGGTTTTGTCTTTTTTGCTTTTCTATGGATTATCCTCATTTTTAATATCTTGATAAACAGCTATATTAGCAATTCGGCTTCCCGGCAGTTATCTCAAGTCAGGATTTATCAAGCACAAGTTACTCCACCCTCAGGAAGTACCTCTGCGGACTTAGAAGATGCACCGCGTGGAAGCTTTAATACACACCCTGTAGCTTTCAATATCAATGATAATTATGAAGTACAGGATTTGGAAAAAGTTGGTAACTTTGAGAGAGATACAGCAAATAACATCGCGCAAGCCTTAAAAAACCAAAAAGTTCCACTGAGTAAGGTAAAAAATTATCGCCTGGATACGTCAGGAAGTACCTTTTATATTGAAACCATACGTCAAAGTTCAGGACTGTATCAGGTTCTATATGTGGATATTACGGGGATTATTAATTTTACAAACTCCGTTAATCTCTTCTTGGTTTCGGTTGCCCTAGCTGTCATTGTCATCCTTAGCCTAGCCGTAACTTTTGTAACACAGCGTTTGATTAAACCCTTATCGATTTTAGCGAAATTTGCGACACGTATTGGCCAAGGAGATTTTACTGAATATCAAGGAAGCTTTCAGGATCGAGAGTTGGCTACTTTAGCACATAATATGAATGTTGCTGCCCGACAGTTGGATCATAACGATAAAAACCAAAAACTCTTCTTTCAAAATGCCTCACATGAACTTCGAACCCCTTTAATGGCAATAAAAAGTTATGCTGAGGGAATCTCTTATGAGGTAATGGACCCTAAAAAAGCAAGTGAGACAATACTTTATGAGACAGACCGTATGAGCGAACTCGTGGAAGATCTTTTGACCCTCTCTCGCTTAGACAGTTTAAGTGTACATCAAGAGCTTGTTTATCAAGATGTTCGCCTAATCATGAAAGATATTGCCAAAGAGCAAGAGATATTTGCCGAGCAAAAAGTCATTAAACTCACAACAGTTTTTGATAAAAAAGCAGTGATGCTTACCTGTGATTATAAAGCTTTACGGCGAGCCATAAGCAATCTTGTTTCCAACGCTATGCGGTATGTTGAAACAGAAATCGTGCTGACCTGTACGAAAAAAGATGGAGCAGTGATGATTTCGGTAGCAAATGATGGCAGTGGAATTGATCCTGAAACCTTGCCCCATATCTTCGAGCGTTTTTATAAAGGCGCTGGTGGTGTTCATGGAATTGGTTTAGCGATTGTCCAAACAATAGTAGAACAACACCAAGGACAGGTATCTGTTGAAAGTGATGAACACCAAACGACGTTTACAATGACTTTTGCTAAAATGTCAAAGAAAGCTCTTGAAAAGAAGGCATAA
- a CDS encoding MurR/RpiR family transcriptional regulator gives MLSFQERVKNKENKLTELEEDLVDYILKNKEAVSQTKIVILSQKFYTVPNTITRFCKKLGYENFSEFKMNLKQELTTPVSMNSHKHILLKNFELIDKEREMKVVQLMQRAKSVNFYALDQTGLLTKMYVKSLFALDDKFQFFEYQQEMKKKILNSSHEVFFFVSLSGETPSVLELAELAKSRNHKLISLTNLTENSLVQMVDIPLYCLTQKEEVNGYDTTDKTPLLLVLQSLYYSYRGILHI, from the coding sequence ATGCTGAGTTTTCAGGAACGCGTAAAAAATAAAGAGAATAAGTTAACAGAGTTGGAGGAAGACTTAGTAGACTACATCTTAAAAAATAAAGAAGCGGTAAGTCAGACTAAGATTGTTATTTTATCGCAGAAATTTTACACTGTACCCAATACAATCACACGTTTTTGTAAAAAATTAGGTTATGAAAATTTCTCTGAATTTAAGATGAACTTGAAACAGGAACTTACAACTCCTGTAAGTATGAATTCACACAAGCATATCCTTTTAAAAAACTTTGAGCTGATTGATAAAGAAAGAGAAATGAAGGTCGTGCAGCTCATGCAAAGAGCGAAAAGTGTAAATTTTTATGCGCTAGATCAAACAGGACTTCTGACGAAGATGTATGTAAAAAGTCTCTTTGCTCTTGATGACAAATTTCAATTTTTTGAATATCAGCAGGAAATGAAAAAGAAGATTTTAAACTCTTCTCATGAAGTATTCTTTTTTGTCTCTTTATCTGGAGAAACACCTTCCGTTTTAGAATTAGCAGAACTGGCCAAATCCAGAAATCATAAATTGATCAGCCTTACCAATTTGACTGAAAATAGTTTAGTACAAATGGTCGATATTCCTCTCTATTGTTTAACACAAAAGGAGGAAGTAAATGGCTATGATACGACAGATAAGACACCTTTACTTTTGGTTTTGCAATCACTTTATTACAGTTATCGTGGAATTTTACACATTTAA
- a CDS encoding response regulator transcription factor, giving the protein MSKTIYIADDDDNIRLAIKAFLEKEDFKVEDFPTGDQLLERFNEAPSDFVILDVMMPGSNGFTILKALRAQSIVPIIMLTARDSDLDYATGLDFGSDDYFTKPFSPMELVMRVKAIFRRIEFEKQKNEEAE; this is encoded by the coding sequence ATGAGTAAAACAATATATATTGCGGATGATGATGATAATATTCGCTTAGCAATCAAAGCTTTTTTAGAAAAAGAAGATTTTAAAGTAGAGGATTTCCCGACCGGAGATCAACTCTTAGAGCGTTTTAATGAAGCGCCAAGTGATTTTGTTATTTTAGATGTAATGATGCCCGGTTCCAATGGCTTCACAATTTTGAAAGCCCTGCGTGCGCAAAGCATCGTACCAATTATTATGCTGACAGCCCGAGACAGTGATCTAGATTATGCGACAGGTCTAGATTTTGGAAGTGATGATTACTTCACCAAGCCTTTTAGTCCAATGGAGTTGGTGATGCGTGTTAAAGCTATTTTCCGCCGAATCGAGTTTGAAAAACAAAAAAATGAAGAAGCAGAGTAA
- a CDS encoding alpha/beta hydrolase codes for MVERISLEKAALEFSEANAPHPRIYELPVEEGRSLLNEVQDSPVVKEDVDIEDIAVDTGEWGEINVRFIRPLHQEKKLPVIFYIHGAGWVFGNAHTHDKLIRELAVRTNSVVVFSEYSLSPEAKYPTAIEQNYAVLQQLKDFANDKKFDVNHLTVAGDSVGGNMATVMTLLTKQRGGQKIGQQVLYYPVTDANFDTDSYNEFAENYFLTKEGMIWFWDQYTTSQEERHQITASPLRATKEDLADLPAALIITGEADVLRDEGEAYARKLREADVEVTQVRFQAIIHDFVMVNSMNETHATRAAMSLSTQWINEKNRK; via the coding sequence ATGGTAGAAAGAATTTCCTTAGAAAAAGCTGCGCTAGAATTTAGTGAAGCAAATGCGCCTCATCCTCGTATTTATGAACTTCCGGTAGAAGAGGGAAGAAGTTTATTAAATGAAGTTCAGGATTCTCCCGTCGTAAAGGAAGACGTCGATATTGAAGATATTGCTGTTGACACAGGGGAATGGGGGGAAATTAATGTCAGATTTATTCGTCCTCTTCACCAGGAAAAGAAATTACCTGTCATCTTTTATATCCACGGTGCAGGCTGGGTTTTTGGTAATGCACATACACACGACAAACTTATTCGTGAGCTCGCTGTACGGACCAACTCTGTTGTTGTTTTTTCTGAATATTCTCTGTCACCCGAAGCCAAATACCCAACGGCCATTGAACAAAACTACGCTGTCCTACAGCAGCTAAAAGATTTTGCTAACGATAAGAAATTTGATGTCAATCATCTCACTGTAGCTGGAGATTCTGTTGGGGGAAATATGGCCACTGTGATGACACTCTTGACGAAACAAAGGGGCGGTCAAAAGATTGGGCAACAGGTTTTGTATTATCCCGTAACAGATGCCAATTTTGACACGGATTCTTACAATGAATTTGCGGAAAACTACTTTTTAACTAAAGAAGGAATGATCTGGTTCTGGGATCAATATACGACAAGCCAAGAAGAACGTCATCAAATTACAGCTTCCCCTCTACGTGCGACGAAAGAAGATTTGGCAGATTTACCTGCTGCTTTGATTATTACTGGCGAAGCAGATGTTTTGCGCGATGAGGGTGAAGCTTATGCACGCAAATTGCGAGAAGCTGATGTGGAAGTCACTCAAGTACGTTTTCAAGCTATTATCCATGACTTTGTTATGGTGAATTCAATGAACGAAACTCATGCTACACGCGCCGCGATGTCCCTCTCCACCCAGTGGATTAACGAAAAAAACAGGAAATAA
- the rplS gene encoding 50S ribosomal protein L19, with product MSISLIDSINAGQLRSDIPEFRAGDTVRVHAKVVEGTRERIQMFEGVVIARKGSGISETYTVRKISNGVGVERIFPLHTPRVEKIEVIRHGRVRRAKLYYLRALQGKAARIPERRK from the coding sequence ATGTCTATTTCATTGATCGATTCTATCAATGCAGGTCAACTTCGTTCAGATATCCCTGAATTCCGCGCTGGAGACACTGTACGTGTTCACGCTAAAGTTGTCGAAGGAACTCGCGAACGTATCCAAATGTTCGAAGGTGTTGTTATTGCACGTAAAGGTTCTGGTATCTCAGAAACTTACACTGTTCGTAAAATCTCAAACGGTGTTGGTGTAGAACGTATCTTCCCACTTCACACTCCACGTGTTGAAAAAATCGAAGTTATCCGTCACGGTCGTGTGCGTCGTGCTAAACTTTACTACTTGCGTGCATTGCAAGGTAAAGCGGCTCGTATCCCAGAACGTCGTAAATAA